One part of the Grus americana isolate bGruAme1 unplaced genomic scaffold, bGruAme1.mat scaffold_764, whole genome shotgun sequence genome encodes these proteins:
- the LOC129201027 gene encoding olfactory receptor 14J1-like has protein sequence LHYGTLLGSRACAHMAAAAWGSGFLNALLHTANTFSLPLCHGNAVDQFFCEIPQILKLSCSDAYLREVGLLVVSACLAFGCFVFIVVSYVQIFRAVLRIPSEQGRHKAFSTCLPHLAVVSLFISTGPFAHLKPLSVSSTTLDLVVAVLYSVVPP, from the coding sequence ctgcactacgggaccctcctgggcagcagagcttgtgcccacatggcagcagctgcctggggcagtgggtttctcaatgctctgctgcacacagccaatacattttccctacccctctgccacggcaatgctgtggaccagttcttctgtgaaatcccccagatcctcaagctctcctgctcagatgcctacctcagggaagttgggcttcttgtggttagtgcctgtttagcctttgggtgttttgttttcattgtggtgtcctatgtgcagatcttcagggccgtgctgaggatcccctctgaacagggacggcacaaagccttttccacgtgcctccctcacctggccgtggtctccctgtttatcagcactggaCCTTTTGCCCACCTGAAGcccctgtctgtctcctccacaACCCTGGATCTcgtggtggcagttctgtactcggtggtacctcca
- the LOC129201024 gene encoding olfactory receptor 14C36-like, translated as MSNSSSITQFLLLAFADTRELQLLHFGLFLGIYLAALLGNGLIITAIACDHHLHTPMYFFLLNLSVLDLCCISTTLPKAMANSLWDTRVISHSGCAAQLFLFVFFISAEYFLLTVMAYDRYVAICKPLHYGTLLGSRACAHMAAAAWGSGFLHALLHTANTFSLPLCHSNAVDQFFCEIPQILKLSCSDAYLREAGLLVVSVCLAFGCFVFIVVSYVQIFRAVLRIPSEQGRHKAFSTCLPHLAVVSLFISTGMFTYLKPPSVSSAILNLMVSLLYSVLPPSVNPLIYSMRNQQLKDTLKKLFQSVVFQKE; from the coding sequence atgtccaacagcagctccatcacccagttcctcctcctggcattcgcagacacacgggagctgcagctcttgcacttcgggctcttcctgggcatctacctggctgcgctcctgggaaacggcctcatcatcaccgccatagcctgtgaccaccacctccacacccccatgtacttcttcctcctcaacctctctgTTCTTGACCTGTGctgcatctccaccactctccccaaagccatggccaattccctctgggacaccagggtcATCTCCCactcaggatgtgctgcacagctctttctgtttgtttttttcatttcagcagagtattttctcctcaccgtcatggcctatgaccgctacgttgccatctgcaaacccctgcactacgggaccctcctgggcagcagagcttgtgcccacatggcagcagctgcctggggcagtgggtttctccatgctctgctgcacacggccaatacattttccctacccctctgccacagcaatgctgtggaccagttcttctgtgaaatcccccagatcctcaagctctcctgctcagatgcctacctcagggaagctgggcttcttgtggttagtgtctgtttagcctttgggtgttttgttttcattgtggtgtcctatgtgcagatcttcagggctgtgctgaggatcccctctgagcagggacggcacaaagccttttccacgtgcctccctcacctggccgtggtctccctgtttatcagcactggcatgttcacctacctgaagcccccgtCTGTCTCCTCCGCGATCCTGAATCTCATGGTGTCACTTCTGTACTCGGTTTTACCTCCATctgtgaaccccctcatctacagcatgaggaaccagcaACTCAAAGACACCCTGAAGAAGCTGTTTCAATCAGTAGTCTTTCAGAAGGAATAA